A single genomic interval of Antarcticibacterium arcticum harbors:
- a CDS encoding glycosyltransferase family 2 protein produces MMNTPLVSVIMPAYNTSNFIAEAIDSVIKQTWAHWELIIIDDVSTDDTVEVVNSFSAKEDRIHLIKNLSNKGPGVARNLGIEKAKGSFIAFLDSDDQWLPYKLETQIGFMQQNDLEMSFSSYYLLKENEEQPFAIVQAPEVLTYRKLLKSNYVGNLTGIYDVAKIGKVFAPEIRKRQDWALWLTILKNKGETRAISRPLAVYRVRKESLSKNKTALIAYNYRIYRNFLNFGFLKSCFFMGRFLWEHFIIKRKQVKLLDKGSKLL; encoded by the coding sequence ATGATGAATACGCCCCTGGTTTCTGTGATCATGCCGGCGTATAATACGTCAAATTTTATTGCGGAGGCTATAGATTCTGTCATTAAGCAAACCTGGGCTCACTGGGAATTAATTATTATAGATGATGTGTCTACAGATGATACCGTTGAGGTTGTAAATTCTTTTTCAGCCAAAGAGGACAGGATCCATTTAATAAAAAACCTCAGCAATAAAGGCCCGGGGGTTGCCCGCAATTTGGGTATTGAAAAGGCAAAAGGTTCATTCATCGCCTTTCTGGATTCAGATGATCAATGGCTGCCTTATAAATTGGAAACCCAGATCGGATTTATGCAGCAGAACGATCTGGAGATGAGCTTTTCCAGCTATTATCTTCTAAAGGAAAATGAGGAACAGCCCTTTGCTATAGTGCAGGCACCGGAGGTTCTAACCTACAGGAAACTATTGAAATCCAATTACGTTGGAAATCTCACTGGTATCTACGATGTTGCAAAAATTGGTAAAGTGTTTGCTCCTGAGATAAGAAAACGTCAGGATTGGGCTTTATGGCTTACAATCCTTAAAAATAAGGGAGAGACCAGGGCAATTTCAAGGCCCCTGGCTGTTTACCGTGTGAGAAAAGAGTCTTTGTCTAAAAATAAAACAGCCCTCATAGCTTATAACTACAGGATCTACCGGAATTTTTTAAATTTTGGTTTCCTTAAGAGCTGTTTTTTTATGGGCAGGTTCCTATGGGAGCATTTTATAATAAAAAGAAAACAGGTAAAGCTTTTAGATAAGGGAAGTAAACTGCTTTAG
- a CDS encoding phenylacetate--CoA ligase family protein, with product MNWFKISLQLNKFPINRAQKLLREIQKLPEEGYREYLEKQRKEIVEYHLIHNPFYQKFFGNKYFNSWEEVPVMQKSDLQRPLKERLSNSFSKSNSYVGKTSGSSGHPFIFAKDRFCHALTWAEFIDRYHWIDINLNQSLQARFYGIPLDFYGNMTERFKDRVSLRRRFNVFDLSEKKMLEFLERFRKSKFDYVNGYTSAIVLFAKYLEKHQFILKEICPSLKVCIVTSEKLFDNDRTLIERSFGVPVVNEYGASEVGLISFENSSKEWIVNSEGLFIEILDENNRVLPFGEEGRIVITSLYNKAHPMIRYEIGDTGTLCRSSTWKRPVLENLTGRTNDVARLANGKVVPGLTFYYVTKSIIEDAGSIKEFVIIQTEPDTFKIEYVSEKEFTLLQHQKILAAIETFVGKDLKVNFERMDVLVRNKSGKLKQFTSLI from the coding sequence TTGAACTGGTTTAAGATCTCCCTTCAACTTAATAAATTTCCCATAAACCGGGCTCAAAAACTCCTGCGGGAAATTCAAAAACTCCCCGAGGAAGGCTACCGTGAATATCTGGAAAAACAGCGCAAAGAGATCGTAGAATATCATCTCATCCATAATCCTTTTTATCAAAAGTTCTTCGGGAATAAATATTTTAACAGCTGGGAGGAAGTCCCAGTAATGCAGAAATCTGACCTGCAACGACCTTTAAAGGAACGCCTGAGCAACTCATTTTCCAAATCCAACTCTTATGTGGGTAAAACTTCAGGTTCAAGCGGGCATCCCTTTATTTTTGCAAAAGACAGATTTTGCCACGCCCTAACCTGGGCTGAATTTATTGACCGCTATCACTGGATAGACATTAACTTAAACCAATCTCTTCAGGCCAGGTTTTACGGGATCCCTCTGGATTTCTACGGAAATATGACCGAGCGGTTTAAGGACAGGGTAAGCCTGCGCAGAAGATTTAATGTATTTGACCTTAGCGAGAAAAAAATGCTGGAATTTTTGGAAAGGTTCCGCAAATCTAAGTTTGACTACGTAAACGGCTATACCAGTGCTATAGTTCTTTTTGCCAAGTACCTGGAAAAGCATCAATTCATCCTGAAAGAAATATGCCCCAGTTTAAAAGTTTGTATTGTCACTTCTGAAAAACTTTTTGACAATGACAGGACCCTTATCGAAAGATCCTTTGGAGTTCCTGTAGTGAACGAATATGGAGCCAGTGAGGTAGGACTTATCTCTTTTGAAAATTCCAGTAAGGAATGGATCGTTAATTCCGAAGGTCTCTTCATTGAGATCCTGGACGAAAATAACAGGGTACTTCCCTTTGGAGAAGAAGGAAGAATTGTGATCACCTCCTTATATAACAAGGCTCATCCAATGATACGTTATGAAATTGGAGATACCGGTACCCTATGCCGTTCAAGTACCTGGAAAAGACCTGTGCTGGAGAATTTAACCGGAAGGACCAATGATGTTGCCCGCCTTGCCAATGGAAAAGTGGTTCCCGGGCTTACGTTTTACTATGTAACAAAATCAATTATTGAAGATGCCGGCAGTATTAAGGAATTTGTAATTATTCAAACTGAACCCGATACCTTTAAGATTGAATATGTAAGTGAAAAAGAATTCACCCTCCTGCAACATCAAAAAATTCTTGCGGCTATAGAAACATTTGTTGGCAAGGATCTTAAAGTGAATTTTGAGCGTATGGATGTGTTGGTAAGAAATAAAAGCGGGAAACTAAAGCAGTTTACTTCCCTTATCTAA
- the purD gene encoding phosphoribosylamine--glycine ligase, whose product MNILILGAGGREHAFAYKILESEHCSKLFVAPGNAGTAQIAQNIDLKVTNFEAIRDFVLKENIQMLVVGPEDPLVEGITDFFTQDARLKDVLVIGPSKRGALLEGSKQRAKEFMFTHKIPTAAYQSFTGKSLDAGKEFLKTLTPPYVLKADGLAGGKGVLILEDLDEAQTELENMLTQSKFGEAGAKVVIEEFLSGIELSVFVLTDGKNYKVLPTAKDYKRIGEGDTGLNTGGMGAISPVPFADAEFMHKVEERIIKPTIDGLKREDIDYKGFVFIGLMKVGDDPFVIEYNVRMGDPETEVVLPRIKSDLVVLLQKTAQQRLDEVDVEIEAKTAVTVMLVSGGYPEEYEKGKEITGINQVEGSLVFHAGTGVKDSKTVTSGGRVLAVTSFGNDYKEALKKSYQNVDKLHFDKMYYRKDLGFDLT is encoded by the coding sequence ATGAATATTTTAATCCTGGGTGCCGGAGGCAGAGAACATGCTTTTGCTTATAAGATTTTGGAAAGTGAACATTGTTCAAAGCTCTTTGTAGCTCCCGGAAATGCAGGCACAGCCCAAATTGCCCAAAATATTGATTTGAAGGTAACCAATTTTGAAGCCATCAGGGATTTTGTTCTGAAAGAAAATATTCAAATGCTGGTAGTAGGACCGGAGGACCCACTGGTAGAGGGAATCACCGACTTTTTTACCCAAGATGCCCGTTTAAAGGATGTGTTGGTAATTGGGCCGTCAAAAAGGGGAGCCCTGCTTGAGGGAAGTAAACAAAGGGCGAAAGAATTTATGTTTACTCATAAGATCCCTACGGCAGCTTATCAAAGCTTCACGGGGAAAAGCCTTGACGCCGGAAAGGAATTTTTAAAAACACTTACCCCTCCATACGTTTTAAAGGCCGATGGTCTTGCCGGGGGGAAAGGTGTTTTGATCCTGGAAGATCTGGACGAAGCGCAAACAGAACTGGAGAACATGCTTACACAAAGTAAATTTGGGGAGGCAGGCGCCAAAGTCGTGATAGAAGAATTTCTATCGGGTATTGAACTAAGTGTGTTTGTTCTTACAGATGGGAAGAATTACAAAGTTTTACCCACCGCAAAAGACTATAAACGAATAGGAGAAGGAGATACAGGCCTTAATACCGGTGGAATGGGAGCCATTTCTCCTGTACCTTTTGCAGATGCAGAGTTTATGCACAAGGTGGAGGAACGCATAATAAAACCAACCATTGACGGATTAAAGAGAGAAGACATAGATTATAAAGGATTTGTGTTTATTGGCCTCATGAAAGTAGGAGATGATCCTTTTGTAATTGAATACAATGTGAGAATGGGCGACCCCGAGACAGAGGTGGTTTTGCCGCGAATAAAATCTGATCTTGTGGTTTTACTTCAAAAAACCGCTCAGCAAAGACTGGATGAGGTAGATGTAGAGATTGAAGCAAAAACGGCAGTGACTGTAATGTTGGTTTCAGGAGGATATCCTGAGGAATATGAGAAAGGAAAGGAGATCACAGGAATCAACCAGGTGGAAGGTTCCCTTGTTTTTCACGCCGGAACCGGCGTAAAGGACAGTAAAACCGTGACTAGCGGAGGAAGGGTTCTTGCCGTAACATCCTTTGGAAATGATTACAAAGAGGCATTAAAAAAATCTTATCAAAATGTAGATAAACTTCATTTTGATAAGATGTATTATAGAAAAGATCTTGGATTTGATTTAACCTAG
- a CDS encoding DUF6341 family protein, protein MKDFFEGIAWLFEEILFLPFNMLRELELSSWFLANILNWIFVIIAFAAFIFWMLQLKKFNENDEENRDPTAHSFLG, encoded by the coding sequence ATGAAAGATTTTTTTGAAGGAATTGCCTGGCTTTTTGAAGAAATATTATTTCTTCCATTCAACATGCTTAGAGAGCTGGAATTGTCCTCATGGTTCCTGGCTAATATATTAAACTGGATCTTTGTGATTATTGCATTTGCTGCATTTATATTCTGGATGTTACAGCTTAAAAAATTCAATGAGAACGATGAGGAGAACCGTGATCCTACGGCTCATTCTTTCCTAGGTTAA
- a CDS encoding DUF6427 family protein, protein MLTSFFGKSKPINFIAVVLFMAVFYILANFQVIISSFSFPIISAKAGVFICYILSVPVLDFIAKKNDLTKRSAYKIVVFAIFSVSFLAILRNDAVLVSNLCVLLALRRIISLKSQKDVQKKIFDATFWICIASLFYFWSVLFLIVIYSGILLHTSHYFKNWLIPPVAILAVSALVTGFNIIFYDQFYTFSTWFQESSFNFELYQDPQLLIPLSIILAVAVWTVFFYFGILQKANINSRPTYILVLLTLLVAVGVALFSPVKNGSELLFFFVPLAIIASNYFESKTERTFKEILLIGLILMPILIPVFF, encoded by the coding sequence ATGCTAACAAGCTTTTTTGGCAAATCAAAACCTATTAATTTTATAGCTGTCGTTCTTTTTATGGCAGTGTTTTATATACTTGCAAATTTCCAGGTCATTATTTCTTCCTTCTCTTTTCCCATTATATCGGCAAAAGCGGGAGTTTTTATCTGTTATATTCTAAGTGTTCCGGTACTGGATTTTATTGCCAAAAAGAATGATCTTACCAAAAGAAGCGCTTATAAGATTGTTGTCTTTGCCATTTTTTCGGTTTCCTTCCTTGCAATTCTCAGAAATGATGCGGTTCTAGTTTCAAACCTTTGTGTCTTACTTGCCCTAAGAAGAATTATAAGCCTGAAATCTCAAAAAGATGTGCAAAAAAAGATCTTTGATGCTACTTTCTGGATATGTATCGCCTCTCTTTTTTATTTCTGGTCTGTTCTTTTTTTGATTGTTATTTACAGTGGAATCCTGTTACACACCTCCCATTATTTTAAGAACTGGCTTATACCGCCGGTGGCGATCCTTGCAGTAAGTGCCCTAGTTACGGGCTTCAATATTATTTTTTATGACCAGTTTTATACTTTTTCTACCTGGTTCCAGGAAAGCAGTTTTAACTTTGAACTTTACCAGGACCCTCAACTATTAATACCCTTAAGTATTATATTGGCAGTTGCCGTTTGGACCGTTTTTTTTTATTTCGGGATACTCCAAAAGGCCAACATTAATTCCAGGCCTACCTATATTTTAGTTCTCCTTACACTTCTGGTTGCGGTGGGGGTTGCTTTGTTCTCTCCGGTTAAAAACGGAAGCGAATTGTTATTCTTTTTTGTTCCACTGGCAATTATCGCTTCCAACTACTTTGAAAGCAAAACCGAAAGGACTTTCAAGGAAATACTGCTCATAGGGCTTATTCTTATGCCAATTCTAATTCCTGTTTTCTTTTGA
- a CDS encoding DNA adenine methylase: MNYIGSKHKLSEFIKSNVAKVVPGDLKDRIFCDLFAGTGSVGRNFKSSVKTVIANDVEFYSFVLLQNYIGNSKSLDFEPWLEKLNALTGIKGFVFENYSEGGKAGRLYFSEENGMKTDAARIQIEKWKDSAEIKEDLYYFLLASLIESADKVANTASVYGAYLKKIKTSASKKLNISPAIFEISEEEHQVYNRDANELVKEIEGDILYLDPPYNARQYGANYHLLNTIAKYDTFVPRGKTGLRDYYRSDYCRTGEVKASFERLLKNANFRYIFLSYNNEGIMPAAGIRQIMERYGKYDLETTNYQRFKADNDKNRNHSAAATTEYLHILEKI; the protein is encoded by the coding sequence ATGAATTATATCGGATCCAAACACAAGCTTTCAGAATTCATTAAGTCCAATGTAGCCAAGGTTGTGCCGGGAGATTTGAAAGATAGGATTTTCTGTGACCTTTTTGCGGGTACGGGAAGTGTGGGAAGGAACTTTAAATCTTCAGTAAAAACCGTTATCGCAAATGATGTGGAATTTTACAGTTTTGTCTTGCTTCAAAATTATATTGGGAATTCCAAATCGCTGGATTTTGAACCGTGGCTTGAAAAATTGAATGCGCTTACTGGAATAAAAGGTTTTGTTTTTGAAAATTATTCTGAAGGAGGAAAGGCAGGCAGATTATATTTTTCTGAAGAAAACGGGATGAAAACAGATGCCGCGAGAATACAGATAGAGAAGTGGAAAGATTCTGCAGAAATTAAAGAAGACCTTTACTACTTTTTGCTGGCCTCCCTAATTGAGAGTGCAGATAAAGTAGCTAATACCGCCTCGGTCTATGGTGCCTATCTCAAAAAAATAAAGACTTCAGCCTCAAAAAAACTTAATATAAGCCCGGCAATCTTTGAAATTTCCGAAGAAGAACATCAGGTTTATAATAGGGACGCCAATGAACTGGTTAAGGAAATTGAAGGCGATATTTTGTATCTGGACCCTCCATACAATGCCCGGCAGTACGGCGCGAATTATCATTTGTTGAATACTATTGCGAAATATGATACCTTTGTGCCGCGGGGGAAAACAGGTTTGAGAGACTATTACCGCTCAGATTATTGCAGGACGGGAGAGGTGAAAGCATCTTTTGAAAGACTGTTGAAAAATGCAAATTTTCGCTACATTTTTTTAAGTTACAATAATGAAGGCATTATGCCCGCTGCCGGAATTAGGCAAATAATGGAACGCTATGGCAAATATGATCTTGAAACCACAAATTACCAGAGATTCAAGGCCGATAATGATAAAAACCGGAATCATAGCGCTGCCGCAACAACCGAATATTTACACATTTTAGAAAAAATATAA
- a CDS encoding DUF4254 domain-containing protein: MFSDKANRIFQEVIEKYHEVNTVDQSFTNPYDRDNELLEHLLFRKCWIDTVQWHYEDIIRDPNIDPVAALTLKRQIDASNQDRTDTVEYIDSYFLDKYREVTPRDNATINTESPAWGVDRLSILALKIFHMNEEATREDASQDHRSKCNEKLNVLLEQRTDLSKAIDQLLEDIENGDKYMKVYRQMKMYNDDELNPVLRKK, encoded by the coding sequence ATGTTCTCAGATAAAGCAAACAGAATATTTCAGGAAGTAATTGAAAAATATCATGAAGTAAATACTGTAGATCAATCCTTTACCAATCCCTACGATAGAGATAATGAGCTATTGGAGCATTTGCTATTCAGAAAATGCTGGATAGATACTGTTCAGTGGCATTATGAAGATATTATTCGCGACCCGAATATAGATCCTGTTGCCGCTTTAACACTAAAAAGACAAATTGATGCTTCCAACCAGGATCGAACAGATACTGTTGAATATATAGACAGTTATTTCCTTGATAAATACAGGGAAGTAACCCCACGGGATAATGCTACCATCAATACTGAAAGTCCGGCCTGGGGAGTAGACCGCCTTTCAATTCTTGCATTAAAGATCTTTCATATGAATGAAGAGGCTACCCGTGAAGATGCATCCCAGGATCACAGATCCAAGTGCAATGAAAAGCTGAATGTTCTTTTGGAACAACGGACAGACCTTTCAAAAGCCATAGATCAACTTCTTGAAGATATTGAGAATGGCGATAAATATATGAAAGTGTACAGGCAAATGAAGATGTACAATGATGATGAACTAAACCCCGTGCTTCGTAAAAAATAA
- a CDS encoding glycosyltransferase family 9 protein gives MASPPSKPEKISSSRREITRKEGEHILVIRFSAMGDVAILAPVLQAVTASYPSLKITVLTRGFFAPIFRNIPNVWVYNADLKGLHSGIRGLCRLASEMRELEVSAVADVHDVLRTNVLRSIFYLFGIPVKQIDKGRAEKKALTAEKNKVFTQLKPTFQRYADVFAQLGYPVDLSKVTFHNKQKLSPSILKITGSDQKKWVGIAPFAQHNSKVYPMDLMEEVIDRLDAQQNLKIFLFGGGAAEIEKLDSLAGSYENVTSIAGKLSFEEELDLISNLDVMLSMDSGNAHLAALYGISVITLWGVTHPYAGFAAFGQPDENNLLPDLEKYPSVPTSIYGNVVPKGYEDVMRSIPPERVVQKVLEVL, from the coding sequence ATGGCCTCACCACCCTCCAAACCGGAAAAGATCTCTTCCTCCAGGCGGGAGATAACCCGGAAGGAGGGGGAACATATTCTTGTGATTCGTTTTTCGGCGATGGGAGATGTTGCCATTTTGGCGCCGGTGTTGCAGGCTGTTACTGCATCCTATCCTTCCTTAAAAATAACAGTTCTCACCCGGGGTTTTTTTGCTCCTATTTTCAGGAATATTCCTAACGTTTGGGTTTACAATGCCGATCTTAAAGGCTTGCACAGCGGTATCAGGGGATTATGCCGCCTGGCCAGTGAAATGAGGGAACTCGAAGTATCCGCCGTTGCAGATGTGCATGATGTATTAAGGACAAATGTCCTAAGATCTATTTTTTATTTATTCGGGATCCCGGTAAAGCAAATTGATAAAGGCAGGGCTGAGAAAAAAGCGCTTACTGCTGAGAAAAATAAGGTATTTACACAACTGAAGCCTACCTTCCAACGTTATGCCGATGTTTTTGCCCAACTGGGTTATCCTGTAGATCTTAGCAAAGTCACCTTTCACAACAAACAAAAACTTTCTCCCAGCATCTTGAAGATAACCGGCAGCGACCAAAAAAAATGGGTGGGGATAGCTCCTTTTGCCCAGCATAATTCCAAAGTGTATCCTATGGATCTCATGGAAGAGGTGATAGACCGGCTTGATGCACAACAAAATTTAAAAATATTTTTGTTTGGTGGGGGAGCAGCAGAGATCGAAAAATTGGATTCACTGGCAGGAAGTTATGAAAATGTTACCTCCATTGCCGGGAAACTAAGTTTTGAGGAAGAACTCGATTTGATTTCCAATCTAGATGTAATGCTTTCCATGGATAGCGGCAATGCTCACCTGGCAGCTTTATATGGAATTTCTGTTATCACGCTGTGGGGAGTTACCCATCCTTATGCAGGTTTTGCGGCATTTGGCCAGCCTGATGAAAATAATTTGCTCCCGGATCTTGAAAAATACCCTTCCGTTCCTACTTCTATATATGGGAATGTGGTGCCAAAGGGATATGAAGATGTTATGCGTAGCATTCCGCCGGAAAGGGTGGTGCAAAAGGTTCTTGAAGTCCTTTAA
- a CDS encoding ferredoxin--NADP reductase — MNKFYALKVKQIIRETPEAVSISFDIPEELRDIFSYKAGQYITIQTQLDGEEVRRAYSLCSSPGSGEFKVTVKEVAGGKFSVLANNSLKAGDVLEVHPPEGKFIFEPGNKAQNYVAFAAGSGITPVLSIIKTVLSSEPESTFVLVYGNRSIEETIFFKELLELQVEHPERLFIEFIYSRTREENAQFGRIENSTVNFVLKNKFKETGFEKYFLCGPEEMIQAVTEILKSNGVPEESILFELFTTKDAAPVETAIDGEVKLTIIVDDEESSFTMDNKKTVLEVALDNDIDVPYSCQGGICSSCIARITEGKAEMRKNMILTDSEIAEGLILTCQAQPTTPVLKVDYDDV; from the coding sequence ATGAATAAATTTTATGCTTTAAAGGTAAAGCAAATAATACGGGAAACCCCCGAGGCAGTGAGTATATCTTTTGACATCCCGGAAGAGCTCAGGGATATTTTCAGTTACAAAGCAGGTCAATATATCACCATTCAAACCCAGTTGGACGGGGAGGAAGTAAGAAGAGCTTATTCTTTATGCTCTTCCCCCGGTTCTGGAGAATTTAAGGTTACAGTTAAAGAAGTTGCCGGCGGAAAATTTTCTGTGCTCGCCAATAATTCTTTAAAAGCAGGAGATGTTCTTGAGGTTCATCCTCCGGAAGGGAAATTTATTTTTGAGCCTGGCAATAAAGCGCAGAATTATGTGGCTTTTGCAGCGGGAAGTGGAATCACACCGGTACTCTCAATTATTAAAACGGTTCTAAGCAGTGAACCCGAAAGCACCTTTGTGCTGGTTTATGGAAACAGGTCTATTGAAGAAACCATATTCTTTAAGGAACTGCTGGAATTACAGGTTGAGCATCCTGAAAGGCTTTTTATCGAATTCATATACAGCCGCACCAGGGAAGAAAATGCTCAATTTGGGAGGATCGAAAACAGCACAGTAAATTTTGTGCTTAAGAATAAGTTTAAAGAAACAGGTTTTGAAAAATATTTCCTTTGCGGGCCCGAGGAAATGATACAAGCTGTTACAGAGATCCTAAAATCCAACGGGGTTCCTGAGGAAAGTATATTATTTGAACTTTTCACCACCAAGGACGCCGCCCCTGTAGAAACTGCAATAGATGGGGAGGTAAAATTAACTATTATTGTTGATGATGAAGAATCCAGCTTCACCATGGATAATAAAAAAACCGTTCTGGAGGTTGCCCTTGATAATGACATTGATGTACCTTATTCCTGCCAGGGAGGGATATGCAGTAGTTGTATAGCAAGGATCACCGAAGGAAAAGCAGAAATGCGCAAGAATATGATCCTTACAGACAGCGAGATCGCAGAAGGTTTGATCCTTACCTGCCAGGCCCAGCCTACAACGCCTGTCCTGAAGGTTGATTATGATGATGTATAA
- a CDS encoding DUF5687 family protein: MFKRLFTLEWKAFFRSASIGKSIGLKILMVFLALYFITLFLLAGIGLYPLIENYMPGQDPLLVVNRYLLLWFLAEFALRFFLQTLPVLDIKPLLNLPIKKRKVVNFVLFKSILSFFNFLPLLIIIPFGIFNIYKNVHSDFSVIAWMFAMLGLTLCVNFANFIIKKRFTDDLKALLPGVLLVVVLGILDYFKVFQISVLFGDGIDQILVYPLLALVPFVLFLGLFFWNRYNLESKFYLDVSLREKAKSANTREFLWTKRFGDLAPYLQQDLKLIWRNKRPKTAVYMSILLLGYGLLFYTQEVYLGMPASYVFVGIFMTGIFMMNFGQFIPAWDAGYYPLIMSQDIPITKYLNAKAGLITVSVAALAILATPYLYYGWKIFLMNIVCAVYNIGINIPLLLYAGSFNRKRIDLDKSPFMNYQGTGVAQWLVGIPLIIIPVFLFWIFNKFISFESGVALLLGLGVMGLIFRAHAISLIAQVYKRKKYAMLEGFKQQGE, from the coding sequence ATGTTTAAGCGGTTGTTCACGCTGGAATGGAAAGCTTTTTTTCGATCGGCCAGTATAGGCAAAAGCATCGGATTAAAAATTCTAATGGTTTTCCTGGCATTATATTTCATCACCCTTTTTTTATTAGCCGGGATTGGCCTCTATCCTTTAATAGAAAATTATATGCCCGGTCAAGACCCCTTGTTGGTGGTGAACCGCTATCTACTCTTGTGGTTTCTGGCAGAATTTGCGCTCAGGTTTTTTCTGCAAACTCTCCCGGTTCTGGACATTAAACCACTGCTTAATCTTCCCATAAAAAAAAGAAAGGTGGTGAATTTCGTTCTTTTTAAATCTATTTTGTCCTTTTTTAATTTTCTGCCATTATTGATCATTATTCCCTTCGGAATATTTAATATTTATAAGAATGTTCATTCAGACTTCTCTGTTATTGCCTGGATGTTCGCAATGCTGGGTCTAACGCTTTGTGTAAATTTTGCAAATTTTATAATTAAAAAGAGATTTACTGATGATCTTAAAGCTCTGCTGCCTGGCGTACTATTGGTAGTAGTACTTGGAATTCTCGATTATTTTAAGGTCTTTCAAATAAGTGTTCTGTTTGGAGACGGTATTGACCAAATTTTGGTCTATCCACTTCTTGCATTGGTGCCATTTGTACTTTTTTTGGGTTTGTTCTTTTGGAACCGCTATAATCTTGAAAGCAAATTTTATCTGGATGTAAGCCTGAGGGAAAAAGCTAAAAGCGCCAATACAAGGGAATTTTTATGGACCAAACGTTTTGGCGATCTTGCTCCTTATTTACAACAAGACTTGAAATTGATATGGAGAAATAAAAGGCCCAAAACGGCTGTTTACATGTCTATTCTTCTTTTGGGTTATGGCCTTTTATTTTATACGCAGGAGGTATACCTGGGGATGCCTGCCTCCTATGTGTTTGTAGGAATATTTATGACGGGTATTTTTATGATGAATTTTGGCCAGTTTATTCCAGCATGGGATGCAGGTTATTATCCGTTGATCATGTCTCAGGATATTCCTATTACAAAATATTTAAACGCAAAGGCCGGGTTGATCACTGTTAGTGTCGCCGCCCTGGCCATTCTTGCAACCCCTTATCTTTATTATGGATGGAAAATTTTTTTGATGAATATTGTTTGCGCTGTCTATAATATTGGCATTAATATTCCGCTATTGCTTTATGCGGGTTCCTTTAACCGAAAAAGGATAGATCTGGATAAAAGCCCTTTTATGAACTATCAGGGAACAGGCGTTGCGCAATGGCTTGTAGGAATACCTCTTATTATAATTCCTGTTTTTTTATTCTGGATCTTCAATAAATTTATTTCCTTTGAAAGCGGAGTTGCACTATTATTGGGGCTAGGTGTCATGGGACTTATTTTTAGGGCACATGCGATCTCTCTTATTGCCCAGGTTTACAAAAGGAAAAAATATGCAATGCTGGAAGGTTTTAAGCAACAAGGCGAATAA
- a CDS encoding ABC transporter ATP-binding protein — protein sequence MITVSNISKIYSGTTVLKIDHLEIPAGQSFGLVGNNGAGKTTFFSLLLDLIQPSAGSIFNHEITVSESEEWKSFTSSFIDESFLIGYLTPEEYFYFIGEIRKQNKADVDKLLAGFEDFFNGEITGKRKYLRDLSKGNQKKVGIVAAFIGDPKVVILDEPFANLDPTTQIRLKKIIKEMAEDKDTTFLISSHDLIHVTEVCERIVVLDKGLIVKDLNTSGATLQELESYFSGDQRVEI from the coding sequence ATGATCACCGTAAGCAATATTTCAAAAATATATAGTGGTACAACCGTACTAAAAATTGATCATCTGGAAATTCCTGCCGGGCAGAGTTTTGGATTGGTGGGAAATAACGGGGCAGGAAAAACAACATTTTTTAGCCTGTTGCTTGATCTTATTCAGCCTTCTGCGGGAAGCATTTTTAACCATGAAATTACGGTGAGCGAAAGCGAAGAGTGGAAATCCTTTACATCTTCCTTTATTGATGAAAGCTTTTTAATTGGATACCTCACTCCCGAGGAATATTTTTATTTCATTGGGGAAATAAGAAAACAGAACAAAGCCGATGTTGATAAACTCCTCGCCGGTTTTGAGGATTTTTTTAATGGAGAGATCACTGGAAAACGCAAATATTTGAGGGACCTTTCTAAAGGGAACCAGAAAAAGGTAGGCATCGTAGCAGCATTTATTGGAGATCCTAAAGTGGTGATCTTAGATGAACCCTTTGCCAATCTTGACCCAACCACCCAGATAAGGCTTAAAAAGATAATTAAAGAAATGGCTGAAGATAAGGATACCACGTTTTTAATTTCCAGCCACGATCTCATACACGTTACTGAAGTTTGTGAGCGTATTGTGGTGCTGGACAAAGGATTAATAGTAAAGGATCTTAATACTTCAGGAGCCACCCTGCAGGAACTGGAGTCCTATTTCTCCGGAGATCAACGGGTAGAGATCTAA